From the Pseudomonas putida genome, one window contains:
- a CDS encoding glycosyltransferase family 4 protein, whose amino-acid sequence MLIVHIADITMFYAPASGGVRTYLDAKHHRLDALSGVRHSLLIPGPSASHADGIYQVPAPPLPFGKGYRFPVRLAPWCNVLRRLKPDLIEVGDPYLTAWAALEARRKLDVPVIGFYHSDLPLLVSNRMGNWFTPNVEAYVSKLYGNFDRVLAPSLVMADKLRRLGVRDVHVQRLGVDLQTFHPDHRDPQLRAQLGIADTSRLLIYAGRGSREKNLPVLLECMQHLGRPYHLLLVGSNMPASVPDNVSVIDQFRPPQEVARLMASADLLVHAGDQETFGLVILEAMASATPVVAVRAGAFGEIVNEHCGRLCRANDGQAMALAVREAFETGVRKLGAQARLHVEQHYSWDNVVAGLLQHYQAVLGHQPQVRAHG is encoded by the coding sequence ATGCTGATCGTGCACATAGCCGACATCACCATGTTCTACGCGCCGGCCAGCGGCGGCGTGCGGACTTACCTCGATGCCAAACACCATCGCCTCGACGCGCTTTCGGGCGTACGCCACAGCCTCCTGATCCCCGGCCCCAGCGCCAGCCATGCCGATGGCATCTACCAGGTGCCCGCACCGCCCCTGCCGTTCGGCAAAGGCTACCGTTTCCCGGTGCGCCTGGCGCCGTGGTGCAACGTGCTGCGCCGCCTCAAGCCCGACCTGATCGAAGTCGGCGACCCCTATCTCACCGCCTGGGCGGCACTGGAAGCCCGGCGCAAGCTCGACGTACCGGTGATCGGCTTCTACCACTCCGACCTGCCGCTGCTGGTGAGCAACCGCATGGGCAACTGGTTCACGCCCAATGTCGAGGCCTATGTCAGCAAGTTGTATGGCAATTTCGACCGGGTATTGGCGCCCAGCCTGGTGATGGCCGACAAGCTGCGCCGCCTGGGTGTACGTGACGTGCATGTGCAGCGCCTGGGTGTCGACCTGCAGACCTTCCATCCCGACCATCGCGACCCGCAACTGCGGGCCCAGCTGGGCATTGCCGATACCAGCCGCCTGCTCATCTATGCCGGGCGCGGTTCACGGGAGAAGAACCTGCCGGTGCTGCTCGAATGCATGCAACACCTGGGGCGCCCCTATCACCTGCTGCTGGTCGGCTCGAACATGCCGGCCAGCGTGCCCGACAACGTCAGCGTCATCGACCAGTTCCGCCCGCCACAGGAAGTCGCCCGCCTGATGGCCAGCGCCGACCTGCTGGTACACGCCGGCGACCAGGAAACCTTCGGCCTGGTCATCCTCGAAGCCATGGCCAGCGCCACCCCAGTGGTCGCCGTACGCGCTGGGGCCTTCGGCGAGATCGTCAACGAACACTGCGGGCGCTTGTGCCGGGCCAACGATGGCCAGGCCATGGCCCTGGCCGTACGCGAAGCGTTCGAAACAGGTGTGCGCAAGCTCGGCGCCCAGGCCCGCCTGCATGTGGAGCAGCACTATTCGTGGGACAACGTGGTGGCTGGCCTGCTGCAACACTACCAGGCCGTGCTCGGCCACCAACCCCAGGTACGCGCCCATGGCTGA
- a CDS encoding methyl-accepting chemotaxis protein has protein sequence MANSDEQSNRTNSVAAAINELGAAAQEIAGNAAQASQHASSARLLAEEGQQVVERNIAAMNRLSDLIVTSSAHIETLNSKTVNIGQILEVITSISQQTNLLALNAAIEAARAGEAGRGFAVVADEVRNLAHRTQESAQQVQTMIEELQVGARESVDTMGQSQRHSQDSMQIANQAGERLDSVTVRIGEIDGMNQSVATATEEQTAVVDSINMDINEINMLNQEGVENLQATLRACSDLEQQATRLKHLVGSFRI, from the coding sequence ATGGCTAATTCCGACGAGCAATCCAACCGCACCAACAGTGTGGCTGCGGCCATCAACGAACTCGGCGCCGCCGCCCAGGAAATCGCCGGCAATGCCGCCCAGGCCTCGCAGCACGCCAGCTCCGCGCGCCTGCTGGCCGAGGAAGGCCAACAGGTGGTGGAGCGCAACATCGCCGCGATGAACCGCCTGTCCGACCTGATTGTCACCTCGAGCGCGCACATCGAGACGCTCAACAGCAAGACCGTGAACATCGGCCAGATCCTCGAAGTGATCACCAGCATTTCCCAGCAGACCAACCTGCTGGCGCTCAATGCCGCGATCGAAGCGGCCCGCGCCGGTGAGGCCGGGCGTGGTTTTGCCGTGGTCGCCGACGAAGTCCGCAACCTGGCGCATCGCACCCAGGAGTCGGCACAGCAGGTGCAGACCATGATCGAAGAGCTGCAGGTCGGTGCCCGCGAGTCGGTCGACACCATGGGCCAGAGCCAGCGCCACAGCCAGGACAGCATGCAGATCGCCAACCAGGCCGGCGAGCGCCTGGACAGCGTGACCGTGCGCATCGGCGAGATCGACGGCATGAACCAGTCGGTGGCGACGGCCACCGAAGAGCAGACCGCCGTGGTCGACTCGATCAACATGGACATCAACGAGATCAACATGCTCAACCAGGAAGGTGTCGAGAACCTGCAGGCCACCTTGCGCGCCTGCTCGGATCTGGAGCAGCAGGCCACCCGCTTGAAGCACCTGGTCGGCAGCTTCCGCATCTGA
- a CDS encoding helicase HerA-like domain-containing protein, whose amino-acid sequence MSETSTIVVGADPGGQPVQQAMRLANRHGLVAGATGTGKTVTLQHLAEVFSDAGVAVFAADVKGDLCGLGAAGAPQGKVAERIAGMPWLGHTPKAYPVTLWDVAGQSGHPLRTTLSEMGPLLLGNLLELTDSQQAALYAAYKVADRDGLLLLDLKDLKALLAHLKDNPQLLGEDSALMTTGSTQALLRRLATLEQQGAEALFGEPALQLEDLLRPDADGRGRIHLLDASRLVHEAPKVYATFLLWLLAELFEQLPERGDADKPVLALFFDEAHLLFNGTPKALQDRLEQVVRLIRSKGVGVYFVTQSPGDLPDSVLAQLGLRIQHGLRAFTAKEQKSLRAVADGFRPNPAFDSLAVLSELGIGEALVGTLEDKGTPAMVQRVLIAPPQSRIGPLSAAERSALIAASPLLGRYDKAIDRESAYEMLTQRKGEPVEPAPVPKADEESFTDKAGEFLQSAAGQAIKSAVRQAANQLGRQLVRGLMGSLLGGKKR is encoded by the coding sequence ATGTCAGAAACATCGACCATAGTTGTAGGCGCAGACCCGGGCGGGCAACCCGTTCAGCAAGCCATGCGCCTTGCCAATCGCCACGGCCTGGTCGCCGGGGCTACCGGCACTGGCAAGACCGTGACCCTGCAGCACCTGGCGGAGGTGTTCAGCGATGCTGGGGTGGCGGTATTTGCGGCAGACGTCAAAGGCGACCTGTGCGGCCTGGGTGCGGCAGGTGCGCCGCAGGGCAAGGTGGCCGAGCGGATCGCTGGCATGCCTTGGCTGGGGCACACGCCAAAAGCCTATCCGGTAACGCTTTGGGATGTCGCGGGGCAGTCAGGCCACCCGTTGCGTACCACGCTCAGCGAAATGGGCCCGTTGCTGCTTGGCAACCTGCTGGAGTTGACCGACAGCCAGCAAGCCGCGTTGTATGCGGCGTACAAGGTGGCGGATCGCGATGGCTTGCTGCTGCTTGACCTGAAAGACCTCAAGGCCTTGTTGGCCCACCTGAAGGACAACCCGCAACTGCTCGGCGAAGACAGCGCGTTGATGACCACTGGCTCGACCCAGGCCTTGCTGCGCCGGCTGGCAACCCTGGAGCAGCAGGGCGCCGAGGCGCTGTTTGGCGAACCGGCGCTGCAACTGGAGGACCTGTTGCGGCCGGATGCCGATGGCCGCGGGCGTATCCACCTGCTTGATGCCAGCCGACTGGTGCATGAGGCACCGAAGGTGTACGCAACATTCCTGCTGTGGTTGCTGGCTGAGCTGTTCGAGCAGCTGCCGGAGCGCGGTGATGCCGACAAACCGGTACTGGCGCTGTTCTTCGATGAGGCGCATCTGTTGTTCAACGGCACGCCGAAAGCACTGCAGGACCGCCTGGAGCAGGTGGTGCGGCTGATCCGTTCCAAGGGGGTTGGCGTGTATTTCGTCACCCAGTCGCCGGGCGATCTGCCCGATAGCGTATTGGCCCAGCTGGGCTTGCGTATCCAGCACGGCCTGCGCGCCTTTACCGCCAAAGAGCAGAAGTCGCTGAGGGCCGTGGCGGATGGCTTCCGCCCGAACCCGGCGTTTGACAGCCTGGCGGTGCTGAGCGAACTGGGGATTGGTGAGGCATTGGTCGGCACCCTGGAAGACAAGGGCACGCCGGCGATGGTCCAGCGGGTGCTGATTGCACCACCGCAATCGCGGATCGGGCCGTTGAGTGCGGCCGAACGGAGTGCGTTGATTGCGGCTTCGCCTTTGCTGGGGCGTTATGACAAGGCGATTGACCGGGAGTCGGCGTATGAAATGCTGACCCAGCGTAAAGGAGAGCCAGTGGAGCCGGCGCCAGTGCCAAAGGCGGACGAAGAGAGTTTCACTGACAAGGCAGGCGAGTTTCTGCAGAGTGCAGCGGGGCAGGCAATCAAGTCGGCGGTGCGCCAGGCGGCGAATCAGTTGGGGCGGCAGCTGGTGCGAGGGTTGATGGGGTCGTTGTTGGGTGGCAAGAAAAGGTAA
- a CDS encoding inorganic phosphate transporter, translating to MIDLFSGLDAWVLVSLLLALTFVLAFEFINGFHDTANAVATVIYTKAMPPHLAVFFSGVFNFLGVLLGGVGVAYAIVHLLPVELLINVNTGHGLAMVFSLLAAAITWNLGTWYFGIPASSSHTLIGSILGVGLANALINDIPLGDGVNWQKAIDIAMSLVVSPMAGFAVAALVLIGLKWWRPLSKMHKTPEQRRKLDDKKHPPFWNRLVLVISAMGVSFVHGSNDGQKGIGLIMLVLIGIVPAKFVLDLNSTTYQIERTRDATTHLSQFYQRNAATLGEFLALGKAQASDLPEQFSCNPQQTEPTIAALQSSLQGVTDYRALEAEKRVEVRRYLLCLDDTAKKVGKLPGLDAREKADLEKLRKDLTATTEYAPFWVIVAVALALGLGTMVGWKRVVLTVGEKIGKQGMTYAQGMSAQITAACAIGMANVFALPVSTTHVLSSGVAGTMVANKSGLQGGTVKTILLAWVLTLPASMGLAAGLFWLASKALA from the coding sequence ATGATCGATTTATTCAGCGGACTGGATGCCTGGGTACTGGTGAGCCTGCTGCTCGCCCTGACCTTCGTGCTCGCATTCGAGTTCATCAATGGCTTTCATGACACCGCAAACGCGGTAGCCACCGTCATCTATACCAAAGCCATGCCACCACACCTGGCCGTGTTCTTCTCCGGGGTGTTCAACTTCCTCGGCGTTCTGCTCGGCGGCGTCGGGGTGGCTTATGCCATCGTGCACCTGCTGCCGGTCGAACTGCTGATCAATGTGAATACCGGGCATGGCCTGGCCATGGTCTTCTCGTTGCTGGCCGCTGCCATTACCTGGAACCTCGGCACCTGGTACTTCGGCATCCCCGCCTCCAGCTCGCACACCCTGATTGGTTCGATCCTCGGCGTGGGCCTGGCCAACGCGCTGATCAACGACATTCCGCTGGGCGATGGCGTCAACTGGCAGAAGGCGATCGACATCGCCATGTCGCTGGTGGTCTCGCCAATGGCCGGTTTCGCTGTCGCTGCACTGGTGCTGATTGGCCTGAAATGGTGGCGCCCGCTGTCGAAGATGCACAAGACGCCAGAGCAGCGTCGCAAGCTCGACGACAAGAAGCACCCACCGTTCTGGAACCGCCTGGTGCTGGTGATTTCGGCCATGGGCGTGAGCTTCGTGCACGGTTCCAACGATGGCCAGAAAGGTATCGGCCTGATCATGCTGGTGCTGATCGGTATCGTCCCGGCCAAGTTCGTTCTCGACCTGAACAGCACCACCTACCAGATCGAGCGCACCCGCGACGCGACCACGCACCTGAGCCAGTTCTACCAGCGCAACGCCGCTACCCTGGGCGAATTCCTGGCCCTGGGCAAGGCACAGGCCAGCGACCTGCCGGAGCAGTTCAGCTGCAACCCGCAGCAGACGGAGCCAACCATCGCCGCGCTGCAAAGCTCGTTGCAAGGTGTGACCGACTATCGCGCCCTGGAAGCCGAGAAACGCGTCGAAGTGCGCCGCTACCTGCTGTGCCTGGACGACACCGCGAAGAAGGTCGGCAAGCTGCCTGGCCTGGACGCCCGTGAAAAGGCCGACCTCGAGAAGCTGCGCAAGGACCTGACCGCGACCACCGAATACGCCCCGTTCTGGGTGATCGTGGCCGTCGCCCTGGCCCTGGGCCTGGGCACCATGGTTGGCTGGAAGCGTGTGGTGCTGACCGTCGGCGAGAAGATCGGCAAGCAGGGCATGACCTATGCCCAGGGCATGTCGGCCCAGATCACCGCAGCCTGCGCCATCGGCATGGCCAACGTGTTCGCCCTGCCGGTCTCGACCACCCATGTGCTGTCGTCCGGCGTTGCCGGCACCATGGTCGCCAACAAGAGCGGCCTGCAAGGCGGCACCGTCAAGACCATCCTGCTGGCCTGGGTACTGACCCTGCCGGCCTCGATGGGCCTGGCGGCCGGCCTGTTCTGGCTGGCGTCCAAGGCACTGGCCTGA
- the pcaR gene encoding pca regulon transcriptional regulator PcaR yields the protein MNDETTANESANPEAIRPSAPALAPPIVASPAKRIQAFTGDPDFMTSLARGLAVIQAFQERKRHLTIAQISHRTEIPRAAVRRCLHTLIKLGYATTDGRTYSLLPKVLTLGHAYLSSTPLAVSAQPYLDRISDQLHEAANMATLEGDDILYIARSATVERLISVDLSVGGRLPAYCTSMGRILLAAMDDTSLREYLDRADLKARTSRTLNDPESLFACIQQVREQGWCVVDQELEQGLRSIAVPIYDASGQVLAALNVSTHVGRVTRSELEQRFLPILLAASRDLCHQLFG from the coding sequence ATGAACGACGAAACCACGGCCAACGAATCTGCCAACCCAGAGGCGATACGCCCGAGCGCACCCGCACTGGCACCGCCGATCGTGGCCTCGCCGGCCAAGCGCATTCAGGCGTTTACCGGTGACCCTGACTTCATGACCTCCCTGGCGCGTGGCCTGGCGGTGATCCAGGCCTTTCAGGAGCGCAAGCGCCACCTGACCATTGCCCAGATCAGCCATCGCACCGAAATCCCCAGGGCCGCCGTGCGCCGCTGCCTGCACACGCTGATCAAGCTGGGTTACGCCACCACCGACGGGCGCACCTATTCGCTGTTGCCGAAAGTGCTGACCCTGGGCCATGCCTACCTGTCGTCGACGCCGCTGGCGGTATCGGCCCAGCCCTATCTGGACCGCATCAGCGACCAGTTGCACGAGGCTGCCAACATGGCCACCCTCGAAGGCGACGACATTCTTTATATAGCTCGTTCGGCCACTGTGGAGCGGCTGATATCGGTCGATCTTTCGGTTGGCGGGCGGTTGCCGGCCTATTGCACGTCCATGGGCCGCATCCTGCTGGCGGCGATGGACGACACCAGCCTGCGCGAGTACCTCGACCGCGCCGACCTCAAGGCGCGCACCAGCCGTACCCTGAATGACCCCGAGTCGCTTTTCGCCTGCATCCAGCAGGTGCGGGAGCAGGGCTGGTGTGTGGTCGATCAGGAACTGGAGCAGGGGCTGCGCTCGATCGCCGTGCCTATCTATGATGCGTCCGGGCAGGTGCTGGCGGCACTGAACGTGAGCACCCATGTCGGGCGGGTCACACGCAGCGAGCTTGAGCAGCGCTTCCTGCCGATTCTGCTGGCGGCCAGCCGCGACCTTTGTCACCAGTTGTTCGGTTGA
- a CDS encoding MFS transporter, producing the protein MNQPHAVGNNLDVQSFINEQPLSRYQWRVVILCFLIVFLDGLDTAAMGFIAPALSQEWGIDRASLGPVMSAALIGMVFGALGSGPLADRFGRKGVLVGAVLVFGGFSLASAYAGNVDQLLVLRFLTGLGLGAGMPNATTLLSEYTPERLKSLLVTSMFCGFNLGMAGGGFISAKMIPAYGWHSLLVIGGVLPLLLAVVLMVWLPESARFLVVRNRGNDKVRKTLAPIAPAVVAQAASFSVPEQKAVAARNVFAVIFSGTYGLGTVLLWLTYFMGLVIVYLLTSWLPTLMRDSGASMEQAAFIGALFQFGGVLSAVGVGWAMDRFNPHKVIGIFYLLAGVFAYAVGQSLGNITVLATLVLVAGMCVNGAQSAMPSLAARFYPTQGRATGVSWMLGIGRFGAILGAWSGATLLGLGWNFEQVLTALLVPAALATVGVIVKGLVSHADAT; encoded by the coding sequence ATGAACCAACCTCACGCTGTCGGGAATAATCTCGACGTCCAGTCGTTCATCAATGAACAACCGCTGTCGCGCTATCAGTGGCGGGTGGTGATCCTCTGCTTCCTGATCGTTTTCCTCGATGGCCTCGATACTGCGGCCATGGGCTTTATCGCGCCTGCCTTGTCGCAGGAGTGGGGCATCGACCGTGCCAGCCTCGGCCCGGTGATGAGTGCCGCGTTGATCGGCATGGTGTTCGGTGCCTTGGGCTCCGGGCCGCTGGCCGATCGTTTCGGGCGCAAGGGCGTGCTGGTCGGTGCGGTGCTGGTGTTCGGTGGTTTCAGCCTGGCTTCGGCCTATGCCGGCAACGTCGACCAACTGCTGGTGCTGCGTTTCCTGACGGGCCTGGGGCTGGGGGCGGGGATGCCCAATGCCACCACGCTGCTGTCCGAATACACCCCGGAGCGCCTCAAGTCGCTGCTGGTGACCAGCATGTTCTGCGGCTTCAACCTGGGCATGGCCGGTGGTGGTTTCATCTCCGCGAAGATGATCCCGGCCTACGGCTGGCACAGCCTGCTGGTGATCGGTGGCGTGCTGCCGTTGCTGCTGGCCGTGGTGCTGATGGTCTGGCTGCCGGAATCGGCGCGCTTCCTGGTGGTGCGCAACCGCGGTAACGACAAGGTGCGCAAGACCTTGGCACCGATCGCGCCGGCGGTGGTGGCGCAGGCGGCCAGCTTCAGCGTACCGGAGCAGAAGGCCGTGGCTGCGCGCAACGTGTTTGCGGTGATCTTCTCCGGGACTTACGGCCTGGGCACGGTGCTGCTGTGGCTGACCTACTTCATGGGCCTGGTGATCGTCTACCTGCTGACCAGCTGGCTACCGACACTGATGCGTGACAGCGGCGCCAGCATGGAACAGGCCGCGTTCATCGGTGCGTTGTTCCAGTTCGGCGGCGTACTCAGCGCCGTAGGGGTAGGCTGGGCCATGGACCGCTTCAACCCGCACAAGGTCATTGGCATCTTCTACCTGCTGGCCGGGGTGTTCGCCTACGCCGTGGGCCAGAGCCTGGGCAACATCACCGTGCTCGCTACCCTGGTGCTTGTGGCTGGCATGTGCGTCAACGGCGCGCAGTCGGCCATGCCATCGCTGGCCGCACGCTTCTACCCGACCCAAGGCCGCGCCACAGGCGTATCGTGGATGCTGGGCATCGGCCGCTTCGGCGCGATCCTCGGGGCCTGGAGCGGTGCAACGTTGCTGGGCCTGGGCTGGAACTTCGAGCAGGTGCTGACTGCATTGCTGGTGCCGGCGGCGCTGGCAACGGTAGGCGTGATCGTCAAAGGGTTGGTGAGCCACGCCGACGCGACCTGA